One window of Sinorhizobium numidicum genomic DNA carries:
- the rarD gene encoding EamA family transporter RarD, with product MAEPNAKLPAENTDSARGFAFALAAYLLWGFLPFFMKAVAHIPAAEVVAHRIVWSVPLAGLVLLWLGRTQEIKAALRSPRMLRMATLTAVLITINWGIYVWAIGAGRAIETALGYYINPLFSIFLGAVLLKERPNPAQMVAIALAALAVAVLAFDAGGLPWVSIGLCFSWGFYAFFRKTLPIGPNQGFFLEVLLLSIPAIGYIIWLEATGQGHFGDTGMADILWLLSCGIVTAVPLMIYANGAKLLRLSTIGIMQYIAPTMIFVIAVFVFHEPFGTAKLIAFALIWAALLIYSGAMLAQSRARRAAQPTPAE from the coding sequence ATGGCTGAGCCGAATGCGAAATTGCCCGCTGAAAATACCGACTCGGCCAGAGGCTTTGCCTTCGCCCTTGCAGCCTACCTGCTTTGGGGCTTCCTGCCCTTCTTCATGAAGGCGGTGGCGCATATCCCAGCGGCTGAGGTCGTCGCACACCGTATCGTCTGGTCCGTCCCGCTTGCAGGTCTCGTGCTGTTGTGGCTGGGCCGTACGCAGGAGATCAAGGCTGCTCTGCGTTCGCCGCGCATGCTGCGGATGGCGACGCTGACCGCCGTCCTCATCACCATCAACTGGGGCATCTATGTCTGGGCGATCGGCGCCGGCAGGGCGATCGAGACGGCGCTTGGCTATTACATCAACCCGCTGTTCTCGATTTTCCTCGGTGCCGTGCTGCTCAAGGAAAGACCGAACCCGGCGCAGATGGTGGCAATTGCGCTGGCCGCGCTCGCTGTCGCCGTTCTCGCCTTCGACGCCGGTGGCCTTCCCTGGGTCTCGATCGGGCTTTGCTTCTCCTGGGGATTCTACGCTTTCTTCCGCAAGACGCTGCCGATCGGACCCAACCAGGGCTTCTTCCTCGAGGTGCTTCTGCTTAGCATTCCGGCGATCGGCTATATCATCTGGCTTGAAGCGACCGGACAGGGACATTTCGGCGATACCGGCATGGCCGACATCCTCTGGCTCCTGTCCTGCGGCATCGTAACCGCCGTGCCGCTGATGATCTATGCCAATGGCGCGAAGCTGCTGCGGCTCTCCACAATCGGCATCATGCAGTATATCGCGCCGACGATGATCTTCGTGATCGCCGTCTTCGTCTTTCATGAGCCCTTCGGCACGGCCAAACTCATCGCCTTCGCCCTGATCTGGGCCGCGCTCCTCATCTATTCGGGGGCGATGCTGGCGCAGAGCAGGGCGCGCCGTGCAGCGCAGCCCACGCCGGCGGAATAG
- a CDS encoding TIGR00730 family Rossman fold protein, which produces MSKEQTPIRSICVYCGSQGGRDPAQLQAGRTLGKSIADHGLRLVYGGGTRGIMGAVASGVLSAGGHVTGIIPEFLMDKEATRHSLGQLNELVVTADMHERKHKMFERADAFVALPGGIGTLEEIVEIMTWAQLGRHRKPMVFGNINGFWNPMMELIQHMRDQGFVHTAHLVQPLVIDRAEDIVPGILASAAAKGRDGEAEIIAKM; this is translated from the coding sequence ATGAGCAAGGAACAAACCCCGATTCGATCGATCTGCGTCTACTGCGGCTCCCAAGGCGGACGTGATCCCGCTCAGCTACAGGCAGGGCGTACTCTCGGAAAGTCGATCGCCGATCACGGCTTGAGGCTCGTCTATGGCGGCGGTACGCGCGGGATCATGGGCGCCGTTGCAAGCGGCGTTCTTTCCGCCGGCGGTCACGTCACGGGCATCATCCCCGAGTTTCTCATGGACAAGGAGGCAACTCGCCATTCGCTCGGTCAGCTCAACGAACTGGTCGTGACCGCCGACATGCACGAGCGGAAGCACAAGATGTTCGAGCGTGCCGATGCCTTCGTCGCACTTCCGGGCGGTATCGGGACACTTGAAGAGATCGTCGAAATCATGACCTGGGCGCAGCTCGGCCGCCACAGGAAGCCGATGGTCTTCGGCAACATCAACGGCTTCTGGAACCCGATGATGGAACTCATCCAACATATGCGCGACCAGGGCTTCGTCCACACGGCTCATCTCGTCCAACCTTTGGTGATCGACAGAGCCGAAGATATCGTTCCCGGCATTCTCGCCTCGGCCGCCGCGAAGGGCCGCGACGGCGAAGCCGAGATCATTGCCAAGATGTAA
- a CDS encoding LysM peptidoglycan-binding domain-containing protein: MIKNKASWVALSVLAIATALMVFVVQPNLRDQEKEQAGQPATSAGEPAEPSSGAKVASAPSAKEGADGRQTAAPPKPVNPAQSAHEPIANWTVPGFDVLRVEPDGSTVIAGRAQPGTTLEILSGDTVLGTTDVGPAGDFAAVFDKPLAAGDYQLTLRSVGPGGAAKTSEEVATVSVPKDASGQLLAMVSKPGEASRLITTPKGKAKPMQAAVEPISPATGEPGGASTTSAQPAAIPGLQVTAVEIEGRTMFVAGNAKPGVLVRIYADDKLLGEMKTDEKGHFVVDGSIDLAVGSHIIRADMLNEDASKVAMRASVPFDRPAGAQIAAVAGSSSTVVTTGLDGLKTEAGKALALLKGLFANGKQPTAEQLAAARSATEFALKSLAEFKPAEASNQAQATAAAEASKAAAKALTILKSSPQDSASVATALDKVAGVVGPALARQGGSASVATSAELHATPGTETANAAEPSTVGDAESALSEPTTEQAAASASAEGQPTTIEQAPLKESKTSVIIRRGDTLWQISRRVYGAGVRYTTIYVANREQIDNPDMIQPGQVFGVPDKALSDEESREIHRKRVKRGE; the protein is encoded by the coding sequence ATGATAAAGAACAAGGCCAGCTGGGTGGCCCTAAGCGTCCTGGCGATTGCGACCGCATTGATGGTTTTCGTGGTCCAGCCGAACCTGCGTGATCAAGAGAAGGAGCAGGCCGGCCAACCGGCGACGAGCGCCGGCGAGCCCGCTGAGCCAAGCTCTGGCGCCAAGGTCGCGAGCGCACCCTCGGCGAAGGAAGGCGCGGACGGTCGCCAGACAGCCGCGCCTCCCAAACCGGTCAATCCCGCTCAAAGCGCACATGAGCCGATCGCCAACTGGACCGTTCCAGGATTTGACGTCCTGCGTGTCGAACCGGACGGATCGACCGTCATTGCCGGACGGGCCCAGCCCGGTACCACACTCGAAATTCTGAGCGGCGACACTGTTCTCGGCACCACGGATGTCGGCCCCGCCGGGGATTTCGCTGCCGTTTTTGACAAGCCGCTTGCCGCCGGCGATTACCAGTTGACGCTGCGGAGCGTCGGACCAGGCGGTGCCGCCAAGACCTCGGAGGAGGTAGCGACCGTTTCCGTGCCGAAAGACGCAAGCGGGCAGTTGCTGGCAATGGTTTCCAAGCCGGGTGAGGCGAGCCGCCTGATCACAACGCCGAAGGGCAAAGCCAAGCCGATGCAGGCAGCAGTAGAGCCCATATCGCCAGCAACGGGCGAGCCCGGTGGCGCGTCCACGACATCAGCCCAGCCGGCCGCCATACCGGGTCTCCAGGTTACGGCCGTCGAGATCGAAGGGCGCACGATGTTTGTCGCCGGCAACGCGAAGCCCGGCGTGCTCGTGCGCATCTATGCCGACGACAAGCTCCTCGGAGAGATGAAGACCGACGAGAAGGGGCATTTCGTCGTCGATGGTTCGATCGACCTCGCTGTTGGCAGCCATATCATCCGGGCCGACATGCTGAACGAGGATGCCAGCAAAGTGGCGATGCGCGCTTCGGTGCCCTTCGACAGGCCGGCCGGCGCTCAGATTGCCGCGGTCGCAGGCTCGTCATCCACTGTGGTCACGACAGGTCTCGATGGCCTCAAGACGGAGGCCGGCAAGGCGCTCGCCCTGTTGAAGGGCCTTTTCGCCAATGGAAAGCAGCCTACCGCCGAACAGCTTGCCGCTGCCCGCTCAGCCACGGAATTCGCGCTCAAGTCGCTTGCGGAGTTCAAGCCCGCCGAGGCCTCCAATCAGGCGCAGGCGACTGCGGCGGCCGAAGCTTCCAAGGCAGCCGCTAAAGCACTGACCATTCTCAAGTCTTCGCCGCAGGACTCGGCGAGCGTTGCTACCGCGCTGGACAAGGTCGCGGGAGTAGTCGGCCCAGCCTTGGCGCGACAAGGCGGCAGCGCGTCGGTCGCGACCTCTGCCGAACTTCACGCTACGCCCGGCACCGAAACCGCCAATGCCGCGGAGCCATCGACGGTCGGAGATGCGGAAAGCGCACTTTCAGAGCCGACAACCGAGCAGGCTGCGGCATCCGCCTCGGCCGAAGGACAGCCGACGACGATCGAACAGGCGCCGCTCAAGGAAAGCAAGACTTCGGTCATCATCCGCCGCGGCGACACGCTCTGGCAGATTTCACGACGCGTCTACGGAGCGGGCGTGCGCTATACGACGATCTACGTTGCGAACCGTGAGCAAATCGACAATCCCGATATGATCCAGCCCGGCCAGGTCTTCGGGGTTCCCGACAAGGCGCTTTCCGACGAGGAATCGCGGGAAATCCATCGGAAGCGCGTGAAACGCGGAGAATAG
- a CDS encoding ABCB family ABC transporter ATP-binding protein/permease has protein sequence MAPQNQKKTVSADTSNPFETISNLWPYMWPADRADLKLRVVWATVILVVAKVVLILVPYFFKWATDALNSKPDALGFLPQFLTGAVMLVLAYNLARLLQAGLNQLRDALFASVGQYAVRQLAYRTFVHMHQLSLRFHLERRTGGLSRIIERGTKGIETIVRFTILNSVPTLIEFLLTAVIFWWGYGFSYLFVTAITVWLYIWFTVRASDWRIAIRRSMNDSDTDANTKAIDSLLNFETVKYFGNEEMEAKRFDKSMERYERAATQVWTSLGWLNFGQALIFGAGTAAMMTISALAVQRGEQTIGDFVFINAMLIQLAIPLNFIGFVYREIRQGLTDIEHMFDLLDVQAEVVDRPDAKELKIERGAIAFRDVYFAYEAARPILKGISFDVPAGKTVAVVGPSGAGKSTLSRLLYRFYDVQGGSITVDGQDVRAVTQKSLRAVIGMVPQDTVLFNDTIAYNIRYGRIGASDAEVEAAAEAAQIGDFIRGLPEGFRAMVGERGLKLSGGEKQRVAIARTILKAPPILILDEATSALDTKTEQEIQAALDVVSRNRTTLVIAHRLSTVINADEIIVLKDGVIAERGTHGELIDRGGLYASMWSRQREATQVEEQLKRVRESDDLGVINRGEPAI, from the coding sequence GTGGCACCCCAGAACCAGAAGAAGACGGTTTCCGCCGATACCAGCAATCCGTTCGAGACTATTTCGAACCTCTGGCCTTACATGTGGCCGGCCGATCGCGCCGATCTGAAGCTGAGGGTGGTTTGGGCAACGGTGATTCTGGTGGTCGCCAAGGTCGTGCTTATTCTCGTGCCCTATTTCTTCAAATGGGCGACGGATGCCCTCAACAGCAAACCAGACGCGCTGGGCTTTCTGCCGCAATTTCTCACCGGCGCCGTCATGCTGGTTCTCGCCTACAATCTCGCCAGGCTGCTGCAGGCCGGTCTGAACCAGCTGCGCGACGCGCTTTTTGCGAGCGTCGGTCAGTACGCCGTACGACAGTTAGCCTACCGAACCTTCGTGCATATGCATCAGCTCTCATTGCGCTTCCATCTCGAGCGGCGCACGGGCGGACTTTCGCGCATTATCGAACGCGGCACGAAGGGCATCGAGACCATCGTAAGGTTCACCATTCTGAACAGCGTGCCGACCCTGATCGAGTTCCTGCTGACGGCGGTGATCTTTTGGTGGGGTTACGGTTTCAGCTATCTTTTCGTCACCGCGATCACCGTCTGGCTCTATATCTGGTTCACCGTGCGCGCCAGCGACTGGCGCATCGCCATCCGCCGCTCCATGAACGACAGCGACACCGACGCGAACACCAAGGCGATCGATTCGCTGCTCAACTTCGAGACCGTCAAATATTTTGGCAACGAAGAGATGGAGGCTAAGCGGTTCGACAAGTCGATGGAACGCTATGAACGCGCCGCGACCCAGGTCTGGACGTCTCTCGGCTGGTTGAACTTCGGTCAGGCGCTGATTTTCGGCGCCGGCACCGCCGCCATGATGACCATATCGGCGCTCGCCGTACAGCGCGGCGAGCAGACCATCGGCGACTTCGTCTTTATCAACGCGATGCTGATCCAACTCGCCATTCCGCTGAATTTCATCGGCTTCGTCTACCGCGAAATCCGCCAGGGTCTGACGGATATCGAGCACATGTTTGATCTGCTGGACGTCCAGGCGGAGGTCGTCGACCGGCCGGATGCGAAAGAGCTTAAGATCGAGCGCGGTGCGATCGCCTTTCGGGACGTGTACTTCGCCTATGAAGCGGCCAGGCCTATTCTGAAGGGAATTTCCTTTGACGTTCCCGCCGGCAAGACGGTCGCCGTCGTCGGCCCGTCCGGCGCCGGCAAGTCGACCTTGTCCCGGCTCCTCTACCGCTTCTATGATGTGCAGGGGGGATCGATCACCGTGGACGGGCAGGACGTGCGCGCCGTGACGCAGAAGAGCCTCCGTGCCGTTATCGGCATGGTGCCGCAGGACACGGTGCTCTTCAACGATACGATCGCTTACAACATTCGCTATGGCCGGATAGGCGCGTCGGACGCGGAGGTCGAGGCCGCTGCCGAGGCAGCGCAGATCGGCGATTTCATCCGTGGCCTGCCGGAAGGCTTCCGGGCGATGGTCGGCGAGCGCGGCCTGAAGCTGTCGGGCGGCGAGAAGCAGCGCGTTGCGATCGCCCGCACCATCCTGAAGGCACCGCCGATCCTGATCCTCGATGAGGCGACCTCGGCGCTCGACACGAAGACCGAGCAGGAAATTCAGGCCGCACTCGACGTCGTGTCGCGCAATCGCACGACGCTCGTCATCGCCCACCGCCTTTCGACCGTTATCAATGCCGATGAGATTATCGTTTTGAAGGACGGCGTCATCGCCGAACGCGGAACCCATGGCGAACTGATCGACCGGGGCGGCCTTTATGCTTCTATGTGGAGCCGCCAGCGCGAGGCGACTCAGGTGGAGGAGCAGTTGAAGCGGGTGCGCGAAAGCGACGATCTAGGTGTGATCAACCGCGGCGAGCCGGCGATCTGA
- a CDS encoding phosphatidylserine decarboxylase: MSLVSTVRNTLVPIHREGYRFIAIFFVVSLVLGFLWEPLMWIGFLLTAWCAYFFRDPERMTPIDDDLVISPADGRVSSVATVMPPEELGLGSEPMLRISVFMNVFNGHVNRAPVSGTVRRIAYRAGSFVNAELDKASQENERNGLVIETKHGAIGVVQIAGLVARRILCWTAENARLEAGERFGLIRFGSRLDVFLPEGAQPRVTLGQTAIAGETVLAEFGSAKGPVISRRA, encoded by the coding sequence ATGAGCTTGGTCAGCACGGTGCGCAACACCCTCGTTCCGATCCACAGGGAAGGCTATCGCTTCATTGCGATCTTCTTCGTCGTTTCGCTGGTGCTTGGCTTCCTGTGGGAACCGCTGATGTGGATCGGCTTCCTACTGACCGCATGGTGCGCCTATTTCTTCCGCGATCCGGAGCGCATGACGCCGATCGATGACGATCTCGTCATCAGCCCGGCAGATGGCCGGGTGTCCTCGGTTGCGACCGTGATGCCGCCGGAAGAACTAGGCCTCGGTTCAGAGCCGATGCTGCGCATATCGGTCTTCATGAATGTTTTCAACGGCCATGTGAACCGCGCGCCTGTAAGCGGGACGGTGCGTCGCATCGCATATCGCGCAGGCAGCTTCGTCAATGCAGAGCTCGATAAGGCAAGTCAGGAAAACGAACGCAACGGCCTCGTCATCGAGACGAAGCATGGTGCAATCGGCGTCGTTCAGATCGCCGGTCTGGTCGCGCGGCGCATCCTCTGCTGGACGGCGGAAAACGCGCGGCTCGAGGCGGGCGAGCGCTTCGGTCTTATCCGCTTCGGCTCGCGTCTCGATGTATTCCTGCCGGAAGGCGCGCAGCCGCGTGTAACCCTCGGCCAGACGGCTATCGCCGGCGAGACCGTGCTTGCCGAATTTGGCTCCGCCAAGGGTCCGGTCATCAGCCGCCGCGCGTAA
- a CDS encoding CDP-alcohol phosphatidyltransferase family protein: MEPQQEKPAEASETAVGPGDSHDKARGPRLREIPLRLMIPNMITVLAICAGLSGIRLAFENRFELAVAMVLLAAFLDGIDGRVARLLKATSSFGGQMDSLADIINFGVAPALVLYVFLLDQARSIGWIAALIYAIAAGLRLARFNVMSERPVKASWQSEYFVGVPAPAGAMLVLLPVYIGLLGLAPDRIFALIASAYTVLIAFLLVSRLPVWSGKSENSRVRRDLVLPVILVVVFYVATLMTYTWETMVVTAVAYLISLPFGARSWQRKYGDWPAGQGGDGLPGDSD, translated from the coding sequence ATGGAGCCCCAGCAGGAAAAACCGGCAGAAGCCTCGGAAACGGCCGTTGGTCCGGGCGACTCGCACGATAAGGCACGCGGTCCGCGGCTGCGGGAAATTCCGCTGCGGCTGATGATTCCCAATATGATCACCGTTCTGGCGATCTGCGCAGGTCTCTCCGGCATCCGGCTCGCCTTCGAAAATCGTTTTGAACTTGCCGTCGCCATGGTTCTCTTGGCGGCGTTTCTGGACGGCATCGACGGCCGCGTAGCAAGGTTGCTCAAGGCGACGTCGAGCTTCGGCGGGCAGATGGATTCGCTCGCCGACATCATCAATTTCGGGGTCGCTCCCGCCTTGGTTCTTTACGTTTTCCTGCTGGATCAGGCGCGATCCATCGGCTGGATCGCGGCGTTGATCTATGCGATCGCGGCCGGATTGCGGCTCGCCCGCTTCAACGTTATGTCGGAGCGACCAGTTAAGGCCTCATGGCAATCGGAATATTTCGTCGGTGTTCCGGCGCCGGCCGGTGCCATGCTGGTGCTGCTGCCTGTCTATATCGGTCTGCTTGGTCTTGCTCCAGACCGGATCTTCGCGCTCATCGCGTCGGCCTACACGGTGCTGATTGCCTTTTTGCTGGTCAGCCGTCTGCCTGTCTGGTCCGGCAAATCCGAGAACAGCCGTGTTCGCCGCGACCTCGTGCTGCCGGTCATTCTAGTCGTCGTCTTCTATGTGGCGACGCTGATGACTTATACATGGGAGACCATGGTCGTCACAGCAGTGGCCTATCTGATCAGCCTGCCGTTCGGCGCCCGCTCGTGGCAGCGCAAATACGGCGACTGGCCCGCGGGGCAAGGTGGCGACGGTCTGCCGGGCGACAGCGATTAG
- a CDS encoding SDR family NAD(P)-dependent oxidoreductase, with amino-acid sequence MTPNLKDRVAVVTGASRGIGYFTALELAKAGAHVIACARTVGGLEELDDAIKAAGGSATLVPFDLADMAAIDKLGGAINERWGKLDILVANAGVLGTISPVGHVEAKVFEKVMTINVTATWRLIRSLEPLLVRSDAGRALILSSSAAHKCKPFWGPYSASKAAVEALARTWAHETQRLPLRILSVDPGATRTAMRAQAMPGEDPATVPHPSEVAAALMPLFGPDQTETGKLFLVREKKIVDYRMPE; translated from the coding sequence ATGACGCCCAATCTGAAAGACCGGGTCGCCGTGGTTACCGGCGCATCGCGCGGTATCGGCTATTTCACTGCCCTCGAACTCGCCAAGGCCGGCGCGCACGTGATCGCTTGCGCCCGCACCGTCGGCGGCCTGGAAGAACTGGACGACGCCATCAAGGCGGCCGGTGGATCGGCGACGCTCGTCCCCTTCGACCTCGCCGACATGGCCGCTATCGACAAGCTTGGCGGCGCGATTAACGAACGGTGGGGCAAGCTCGACATCCTGGTTGCCAATGCCGGTGTGCTCGGCACGATCTCGCCGGTCGGGCATGTGGAAGCCAAGGTGTTCGAAAAGGTGATGACGATCAACGTCACCGCCACCTGGCGGCTGATCCGCTCGCTCGAACCGCTGCTTGTTAGGTCCGATGCCGGGCGCGCGCTCATTCTCTCATCGAGTGCTGCGCACAAGTGCAAACCCTTCTGGGGACCCTATTCCGCCTCGAAAGCGGCGGTTGAGGCGTTGGCGCGCACCTGGGCACACGAGACACAGCGCCTGCCGCTGCGCATTCTCAGCGTCGATCCCGGCGCCACGCGGACGGCCATGCGGGCGCAGGCCATGCCGGGCGAGGACCCGGCAACCGTGCCGCATCCTTCCGAGGTGGCCGCCGCACTGATGCCGCTGTTCGGTCCTGACCAGACCGAGACCGGCAAGCTCTTTCTCGTCCGGGAAAAGAAGATCGTGGACTATCGCATGCCGGAATAA
- the purF gene encoding amidophosphoribosyltransferase produces the protein MTDLRSNEIDDELDGDTLHEECGVFGILGHPDAAALTALGLHALQHRGQEAAGMVTFDGRQFYSERRMGLVGDHYTDPATLAKLPGSMSIGHVRYSTTGETVLRNVQPLFAELQEGGIAIAHNGNFTNGLTLRRQIIADGAICQSTSDTEVVLHLIARSKNASSSDRFADAIAQVEGGYSMLALTRTKLIAARDPNGIRPLVMGELDGKPIFCSETCALDIIGAKFVRDVENGEIVICEIQPDGSISIDVRKPQNPRPERLCLFEYVYFARPDSVVGGRNVYVARKSMGQNLAKESPVEADVVVPVPDGGTPAAIGYAQESGIPFELGIIRNHYVGRTFIEPTQQIRAFGVKLKHSANRAMIEGKRVVLVDDSIVRGTTSVKIVQMIRDAGAREVHVRVASPMIFHPDFYGIDTPDRDKLLANQHVDLASMCRFIGADSLEFLSIDGLYRAVGGAPRDSQAPQFTDHYFTGDYPTRLLDQEGASNVRKLSVLASNG, from the coding sequence ATGACCGATCTCAGATCCAATGAAATCGATGACGAACTCGACGGCGACACCCTGCACGAAGAGTGCGGCGTCTTCGGCATCCTCGGGCATCCCGACGCCGCTGCGTTGACCGCGCTCGGACTTCACGCCCTGCAGCATCGTGGACAGGAGGCTGCCGGTATGGTCACTTTCGACGGACGGCAGTTCTATTCCGAACGCCGCATGGGTCTCGTTGGTGATCACTACACCGATCCGGCGACGCTCGCGAAGCTGCCGGGCTCCATGTCTATCGGTCATGTGCGTTACTCCACTACCGGCGAAACGGTGCTGCGCAACGTGCAGCCGCTCTTTGCCGAACTGCAGGAAGGCGGCATCGCGATCGCCCATAACGGCAACTTCACCAATGGCCTGACGCTGAGGCGCCAGATCATCGCTGACGGCGCGATCTGTCAGTCGACGTCGGATACGGAAGTGGTGCTGCACCTGATCGCCCGTTCGAAAAACGCTTCCTCGAGCGACCGCTTTGCCGACGCCATTGCGCAGGTCGAAGGCGGTTATTCGATGCTCGCGCTGACCCGTACTAAGCTTATCGCCGCCCGCGACCCGAACGGCATCCGCCCGCTCGTCATGGGCGAGCTCGACGGCAAGCCGATCTTTTGCTCGGAAACCTGCGCCCTCGACATCATCGGCGCGAAATTCGTTCGCGACGTCGAAAATGGCGAGATCGTCATCTGCGAAATCCAGCCCGACGGGTCGATCAGCATCGACGTCCGCAAACCGCAGAACCCGCGGCCGGAGCGCCTTTGTCTATTCGAATATGTCTATTTCGCCAGACCAGATTCGGTCGTCGGCGGCCGCAATGTCTATGTCGCCCGCAAGAGCATGGGCCAGAACCTCGCCAAGGAGTCTCCCGTCGAGGCCGATGTCGTCGTGCCCGTTCCGGACGGAGGCACGCCGGCGGCGATCGGCTATGCGCAGGAGAGCGGCATTCCCTTCGAGCTCGGCATCATCCGCAATCACTATGTCGGACGGACCTTCATCGAGCCGACGCAGCAGATCCGCGCCTTCGGCGTTAAGCTGAAACACTCGGCCAACCGGGCGATGATTGAAGGCAAGCGCGTGGTACTGGTCGATGATTCCATCGTGCGCGGCACCACCTCGGTCAAGATCGTTCAGATGATCCGCGACGCCGGCGCGCGCGAGGTGCACGTGCGCGTCGCAAGCCCGATGATCTTCCATCCGGATTTCTACGGCATCGACACGCCTGATCGCGACAAGTTGCTCGCCAACCAGCATGTCGATCTCGCCTCCATGTGCCGCTTCATCGGCGCGGATTCGCTCGAATTCCTGTCTATCGACGGGCTTTACCGGGCCGTCGGCGGCGCACCGCGCGACTCTCAGGCGCCGCAATTCACCGATCACTACTTCACCGGGGACTACCCGACCCGCCTACTCGACCAGGAAGGCGCGAGCAACGTGCGCAAGCTTTCGGTTCTCGCCAGCAACGGATAG
- a CDS encoding CvpA family protein — translation MPITILDGIVLGVALFSAVLAMVRGFSREVLSVASWVGAAAAAYFLYPYLLPYAKQYTNSDTVAMIGSAAVVFLIALIIISFITMRIADFIIDSRIGALDRTLGFLFGAARGILLVVVAMLFFNWLVAPPQQPIWVTQAKSKPLLDNLGNKLIALLPEEADATILDRLRGKDTTGEGEGETPPAAPEQAPGEETPATNG, via the coding sequence ATGCCCATCACAATTCTCGACGGTATCGTTCTCGGCGTTGCATTATTTTCAGCGGTCCTCGCCATGGTTCGCGGGTTCTCGCGCGAGGTTCTGTCGGTGGCAAGCTGGGTCGGCGCGGCGGCTGCAGCCTATTTCCTCTATCCCTACCTGCTGCCCTATGCCAAGCAATACACCAACAGCGACACGGTCGCGATGATCGGATCGGCTGCCGTCGTGTTCCTGATCGCGCTGATCATTATCTCCTTTATCACCATGCGGATTGCCGATTTCATCATCGACAGCCGTATCGGCGCGCTCGACCGGACGCTCGGCTTTCTCTTCGGCGCCGCGCGCGGCATCCTTCTGGTCGTCGTCGCCATGCTGTTCTTCAACTGGCTGGTGGCGCCGCCGCAGCAGCCCATCTGGGTTACCCAGGCGAAATCAAAGCCGCTGCTCGACAATCTCGGCAACAAGCTGATCGCGCTCCTGCCCGAAGAGGCAGACGCCACCATTCTTGATCGCCTGCGCGGCAAAGACACGACAGGCGAAGGAGAAGGCGAAACTCCGCCAGCGGCTCCGGAACAGGCGCCCGGCGAGGAAACGCCGGCAACGAACGGCTGA